A single Actinomadura algeriensis DNA region contains:
- a CDS encoding peptidoglycan D,D-transpeptidase FtsI family protein, with protein sequence MRPGTDRALARTWVVTLLMILALMANVTYVQAFQAEDLRDSALNPRRLTDRFTIDRGPIVADGERLAWSEPVDGGEEYQRHYKDGPAFAPVTGYFSVFSETGLEKAANRVLDGSDPRLATTNFVDKLIGNPVPGGTVEATVDADAQRVAFQALKESGTRRAAAVALDAETGAILVMASTPSYDPDAVSTLDREKAQQAFERLNDQPLKPLLNKATDEVYPPGSSFKTVVAAAKLEAGASKNTQVKAGAGYRAPQSGQPIGNSHGGACSRNAIPLITAFAESCNTTFAYMGAEEPGHDAVAEEASEFGFGDRIRIEDGIAAAASVFPDTDSPALSALAAIGQGSTVATPLQMAMVTAGVLNDGEIMKPYLIAELQASDGSTVGRAAPERFAHPLTSEEAAQLRDMMEAVVASGTGRSLRGTSVLGGKTGTADVAGKSYNDRWFIGYGPREDPEYAVAVVTEAPGAGSESGPIAAEIIDALAS encoded by the coding sequence ATGAGACCCGGTACCGACCGCGCCCTCGCGCGGACCTGGGTCGTGACGCTGCTGATGATCCTGGCGCTGATGGCGAACGTCACCTACGTGCAGGCGTTCCAGGCGGAGGACCTGCGCGACTCCGCGCTCAATCCGCGGCGGCTGACCGACCGCTTCACGATCGACCGCGGCCCCATCGTCGCCGACGGGGAACGGCTCGCCTGGTCCGAGCCCGTCGACGGCGGTGAGGAGTACCAGCGCCACTACAAGGACGGCCCCGCCTTCGCGCCCGTCACCGGCTACTTCTCGGTCTTCTCCGAGACCGGCCTGGAGAAGGCGGCGAACCGCGTCCTGGACGGCAGCGACCCGCGCCTGGCCACCACGAACTTCGTCGACAAGCTCATCGGGAACCCCGTTCCCGGCGGCACCGTCGAGGCGACCGTGGACGCCGACGCGCAGCGCGTCGCGTTCCAGGCGCTGAAGGAGTCGGGCACCCGCCGGGCCGCCGCCGTCGCGCTGGACGCCGAGACCGGCGCGATCCTCGTCATGGCCTCGACCCCGTCCTACGACCCGGACGCCGTGTCCACCCTCGACCGGGAGAAGGCGCAGCAGGCGTTCGAGCGGCTCAACGACCAGCCGCTCAAGCCGCTGCTCAACAAGGCGACCGACGAGGTCTACCCGCCGGGCTCGTCGTTCAAGACCGTCGTCGCGGCGGCCAAGCTGGAGGCGGGCGCGAGCAAGAACACACAGGTGAAGGCCGGTGCCGGCTACCGGGCGCCGCAGAGCGGGCAACCGATCGGCAACAGCCACGGCGGGGCCTGCAGCCGGAACGCGATCCCGCTGATCACGGCGTTCGCCGAGTCCTGCAACACCACGTTCGCCTACATGGGCGCCGAGGAGCCCGGCCACGACGCCGTCGCCGAGGAGGCGTCCGAGTTCGGCTTCGGCGACCGGATCAGGATCGAGGACGGCATCGCCGCCGCCGCGAGCGTCTTCCCCGACACCGACTCGCCCGCCCTCAGCGCGCTCGCGGCCATCGGGCAGGGCAGCACCGTCGCCACCCCGCTGCAGATGGCCATGGTCACCGCCGGGGTCCTCAACGACGGCGAGATCATGAAGCCGTACCTGATCGCCGAACTGCAGGCCTCCGACGGCTCCACGGTCGGACGGGCCGCGCCCGAACGGTTCGCGCACCCGCTGACGTCCGAGGAGGCCGCGCAGCTGCGGGACATGATGGAGGCCGTCGTCGCGAGCGGGACGGGACGGTCGCTGCGGGGCACGTCCGTCCTCGGCGGCAAGACGGGCACCGCCGACGTCGCGGGCAAGTCGTACAACGACCGCTGGTTCATCGGGTACGGGCCCCGCGAGGACCCCGAGTACGCGGTCGCGGTGGTGACCGAGGCGCCCGGCGCCGGCAGCGAGTCGGGCCCGATCGCCGCGGAGATCATCGATGCGCTCGCGTCCTGA
- the coaD gene encoding pantetheine-phosphate adenylyltransferase: protein MRRVVCPGSFDPVTNGHLDIISRASSLYDEVVVAVLINKNKKSLFTVDERADMISEVTKDYGNVRVDKFYGLTVDYCREQNIPVIVRGLRAVSDYEYELQMAQMNHRIAGIETLFMATNPEYAFLSSSLMKEVVKFGGDISGLVPDSVHDRLVERLRETG from the coding sequence GTGCGCCGTGTCGTCTGTCCGGGATCGTTCGACCCCGTGACCAACGGTCATCTCGACATCATCAGCCGCGCCTCCAGCCTGTACGACGAGGTGGTCGTGGCAGTGCTGATCAACAAGAACAAGAAGAGCCTCTTCACCGTCGACGAGCGAGCCGACATGATCTCCGAGGTGACGAAGGACTACGGCAACGTCCGCGTCGACAAGTTCTACGGGCTGACCGTGGACTATTGCAGGGAACAGAACATCCCCGTCATCGTCCGGGGGCTGCGCGCCGTCAGCGACTACGAGTATGAGCTGCAGATGGCGCAGATGAACCATCGCATCGCGGGCATCGAGACCCTCTTCATGGCGACGAATCCCGAGTACGCCTTCCTCTCCTCCAGCCTGATGAAGGAGGTCGTGAAGTTCGGCGGCGACATCTCCGGCCTCGTCCCCGACAGCGTCCACGACCGCCTCGTCGAGCGGCTGCGCGAGACCGGCTAG
- a CDS encoding YceD family protein produces the protein MPHESRIPLTRLDPNAPLVLDTRALGRQPGSSREEHLTVPAPEDFGVEMVGVPEGAAIELDLRLEAVLEGVLVTGTATVPLEGECARCLDPIASTFEAEFQELFVYPDTRSGGNAEDDELYLEDDLIDLEPLLRDAVVLALPLSPLCRDDCPGLCAECGIRLADAGPDHRHDVADPRWAALRDLAAGTAAETPERGSGSPGARGSSDRREGKQEG, from the coding sequence ATGCCTCACGAAAGCAGGATTCCGCTGACACGCCTCGACCCCAACGCCCCGCTCGTGCTCGACACTCGGGCTCTCGGCAGGCAACCCGGGTCGTCGCGCGAGGAGCACCTGACCGTGCCGGCTCCGGAGGATTTCGGTGTGGAGATGGTGGGCGTCCCCGAGGGCGCCGCGATCGAGCTGGACCTCCGGCTCGAGGCGGTGCTGGAGGGGGTGCTCGTCACCGGCACGGCGACGGTCCCCCTCGAGGGGGAGTGCGCCCGTTGCCTCGACCCGATCGCCTCGACCTTCGAGGCGGAGTTCCAGGAGCTCTTCGTCTATCCTGACACCCGCTCCGGCGGGAACGCCGAAGACGACGAGCTCTACCTCGAGGACGATCTGATCGACCTCGAACCGCTGCTCCGAGACGCGGTGGTGCTCGCGCTGCCGCTCTCGCCGCTGTGCCGGGACGACTGTCCCGGCCTGTGCGCGGAGTGCGGGATCCGGCTGGCCGACGCCGGCCCGGATCACCGGCACGACGTCGCCGACCCCCGGTGGGCGGCACTGCGGGACCTGGCCGCCGGCACGGCGGCCGAAACCCCGGAGCGGGGGAGCGGGAGCCCAGGCGCCCGCGGTTCATCCGACCGACGAGAAGGAAAGCAGGAGGGCTGA
- the rpmF gene encoding 50S ribosomal protein L32, translated as MAVPKRKKSRSNTRHRRAQWKTAAPTLVDCPTCRDKKLPHTACATCGTYDRRQVITPSA; from the coding sequence GTGGCCGTCCCGAAGCGCAAGAAGTCCCGCAGCAACACCCGGCACCGGCGTGCGCAGTGGAAGACCGCGGCGCCGACCCTGGTCGACTGCCCGACGTGCCGCGACAAGAAGCTGCCCCACACCGCGTGCGCGACGTGCGGCACCTACGACCGGCGGCAGGTCATCACCCCGTCGGCCTGA
- the rnc gene encoding ribonuclease III: MSAKKSDPAPDRAELTRALGVEVEDALLERALTHRSYAYENGGLPTNERLEFLGDSVLGLVVTDTLYRGHPDLPEGHLAKLRAAVVNMRALAGVARGLGVGAHIRLGRGEEGTGGRDKASILADTLEALIGAVYVDRGLDEASALVHRLFDALITRSAGLGAGLDWKTSLQELTAVEELGVPEYHVAESGPDHQKTFRASVRVGGETYGSGEGRSKKEAEQHAAEAAWNAIRDLAAERETAAKADGDAASGANGRGSRPAGLAGA; this comes from the coding sequence TTGAGCGCCAAGAAGTCCGACCCCGCGCCCGACCGCGCGGAACTCACCCGCGCACTCGGCGTCGAGGTCGAGGACGCGCTGCTGGAACGCGCGCTGACGCACCGTTCGTACGCGTACGAGAACGGCGGTCTGCCCACCAACGAGCGCCTGGAGTTCCTCGGCGACTCGGTGCTGGGCCTCGTCGTCACCGACACCCTGTACCGGGGGCATCCCGACCTGCCCGAAGGGCACCTGGCGAAGCTGCGCGCCGCCGTCGTCAACATGCGCGCGCTCGCGGGCGTCGCGCGCGGCCTCGGCGTCGGCGCCCACATCCGGCTCGGCCGCGGCGAGGAGGGCACCGGCGGCCGCGACAAGGCCTCGATCCTCGCCGACACCCTCGAGGCGCTGATCGGCGCCGTCTACGTCGACCGGGGGCTGGACGAGGCGTCCGCGCTCGTCCATCGGCTGTTCGACGCCCTCATCACCCGCTCCGCGGGCCTCGGCGCCGGCCTCGACTGGAAGACCTCCCTGCAGGAACTGACGGCCGTCGAGGAACTCGGCGTCCCCGAGTACCACGTCGCCGAGAGCGGCCCCGACCACCAGAAGACGTTCCGGGCGTCGGTGCGGGTCGGCGGCGAGACCTACGGGTCCGGGGAGGGCCGCAGCAAGAAGGAGGCCGAGCAGCACGCCGCCGAGGCCGCCTGGAACGCCATCCGCGACCTCGCCGCCGAGCGCGAGACCGCCGCGAAGGCCGACGGCGACGCCGCGTCCGGCGCGAACGGGCGGGGCTCGCGGCCCGCCGGGCTCGCCGGTGCCTGA
- the mutM gene encoding bifunctional DNA-formamidopyrimidine glycosylase/DNA-(apurinic or apyrimidinic site) lyase, which yields MPELPEVEVVRRGLDRWATGRTVEKSEVLHPRAVRRHAAGPADFAGRLAGRAVLPPRRRGKYLWLPLADPADDAGARPSEALLAHLGMSGQLLVGEPDREAQKHLRVRIAFTGGPGADPLDLRFVDQRTFGHLMVADLVPDAVAGAAAPAPDGTGLVPAPIVHIAADPLEDAFDGDAFYRALRRRKTGVKRALLDQSLISGVGNIYADEALWRARLHWARPTETLTRAEAARVVQAAQDVMSAALAVGGTSFDSLYVNVNGESGYFERSLDAYGRRDEPCRRCGSPIRRDEFMNRSSYSCPVCQPRPRRARY from the coding sequence GTGCCTGAGCTGCCCGAGGTCGAGGTCGTCCGGCGCGGCCTGGACCGCTGGGCGACCGGCCGCACCGTCGAGAAGTCCGAGGTGCTGCACCCCCGCGCGGTGCGCCGGCACGCCGCCGGACCCGCCGACTTCGCCGGGCGCCTCGCCGGCCGCGCCGTCCTGCCCCCGCGCCGCCGCGGCAAGTACCTGTGGCTGCCGCTGGCCGACCCCGCGGACGACGCGGGCGCGCGGCCGTCCGAGGCGCTGCTGGCCCACCTGGGGATGAGCGGGCAGCTGCTGGTCGGCGAGCCGGACCGGGAGGCGCAAAAGCACCTGCGGGTGCGGATCGCGTTCACCGGCGGTCCCGGCGCCGACCCCCTCGACCTGCGCTTCGTCGACCAGCGGACGTTCGGGCACCTGATGGTCGCCGACCTCGTCCCCGACGCGGTCGCCGGGGCCGCCGCCCCCGCCCCGGACGGCACCGGGCTCGTCCCCGCCCCCATCGTGCACATCGCCGCCGACCCTCTCGAGGACGCCTTCGACGGCGACGCGTTCTACCGGGCCCTGCGGCGCCGCAAGACCGGTGTCAAGCGCGCGCTGCTCGACCAGTCCCTGATCAGCGGCGTCGGCAACATCTACGCCGACGAGGCGCTGTGGCGGGCGCGGCTGCACTGGGCGCGCCCCACCGAGACGCTGACGCGCGCCGAGGCGGCGCGGGTCGTCCAGGCCGCGCAGGACGTGATGAGCGCGGCGCTCGCGGTCGGGGGGACGTCCTTCGACAGCCTGTACGTCAACGTGAACGGCGAGAGCGGCTACTTCGAGCGCTCCCTGGACGCCTACGGCCGCCGCGACGAACCGTGCCGCCGCTGCGGGTCGCCGATCCGCCGCGACGAATTCATGAACCGTTCGTCCTACAGCTGTCCCGTGTGCCAGCCGCGCCCGCGGCGCGCACGGTACTAG
- a CDS encoding acylphosphatase, with protein sequence MDDEAVRLTAWVRGRVQGVGFRWWVRARALELGLVGSAANLSDGRVEVVAEGPREKCRRLLEMLHPGAPDAEGLPGRPGAVTGVAERWGEPRGTAEGFEER encoded by the coding sequence ATGGACGACGAGGCGGTGCGGCTCACCGCATGGGTGCGGGGCCGCGTGCAGGGCGTCGGATTCCGGTGGTGGGTGCGGGCGCGCGCGCTCGAACTCGGCCTGGTGGGAAGTGCCGCCAATCTGAGCGACGGCCGGGTCGAGGTCGTCGCCGAAGGTCCGCGCGAAAAGTGCCGGCGTCTGCTCGAGATGCTGCACCCCGGGGCGCCGGACGCCGAGGGGCTGCCGGGCCGTCCGGGCGCCGTGACGGGAGTGGCGGAACGGTGGGGAGAGCCGCGTGGGACGGCGGAGGGTTTCGAGGAACGGTGA
- the smc gene encoding chromosome segregation protein SMC: MYLKSLTLRGFKSFASSTTLKFEPGITAVVGPNGSGKSNVVDALAWVMGEQGAKSLRGGKMEDVIFAGTANRAPLGRAEVVLTIDNSDGALPIDYTEVTISRLMFRSGSSEYAINGDSCRLLDIQELLSDSGIGREMHVIIGQGQLDRVLHSGPEGRRAVIEEAAGVLKHRKRKEKALRKLDAMQGNLTRVQDLTGELRRQLKPLGKQAEIARRAAVIQADLRDARLRLLADDLVTLRTKLEQEAADEAQIRERRTETERGLAEAQEREAALEAEEAVEAPKLKQVQDTWYRLSALRERLRGVADLAAERHRNAAEAREDERRGRDPEDMEREAAEIREQEEMLRAVLDEAQDGLADAVQERTGVEEALAGEERRLQAAARAAADRREELARLRGRVEALRSKAAAGRSEIGRLTDAREEAEQRAETARAEFEAFEAEVVEDPALAAEHEAAQEALATAKDAAERARAGVAGPRGAVKEARQAIAAARNADQSAQKKVTALQARIEALDLTLSAAADGGEALLEAGTDGSLDGVLGTVASLLAVRPGYETAVAAALGNAAEAVAVGSLDTAEAALALLRSRDAGRAGLLVGGGPDGNAPARIDGVDYAIDAVTVPAGVRHALEHLLRGVAVVDDVPSAAALVRREPALRAVTRDGELVGAHWAQGGGAGGAQSLLEMRTTLDRAAEDLAAAETAAETADAELTAATEGEQEAQAALETAEAAANEAQTGVNRAQSDLDRVRARVREFEARAAQEAKRAARLEADVRAARGETERLTKSLDAANESLEQDMRAADDLALRLAEAEEAADVADEAGHDTEARDELNARVQELRSAEMEARLSVRTAEERVQAIAGRADALERGARREREERARAAERRARREMQARVAKAVLTGARTALERIELSLAAAVRRREAAEEARAAREAELKVVRNQVRELSATLERLVNVVHGNEVARAEQRLRLEQLEQKAMDDFGLEVDALVGEYGPDVLVPPVPDAGEEGGEEARPVPYERAVQEKRARTAERQLNQLGKVNPLALEEFAALEERHAFLNSQLEDLKKTQRELLGLVKEVDERVQQVFGAAYADTAREFERIFARLFPGGEGSLSLTEPEDMLATGVEVAARPPGKKVKRLSLLSGGERSLVAIAFLVAVFKARPSPFYVLDEVEAALDDTNTQRLITVFEELRESSQLIVITHQKRTMEGADALYGVSMRGDGVTQVVSQRLEKG; encoded by the coding sequence GTGTACCTGAAGAGCCTGACGTTGCGCGGCTTCAAGTCCTTCGCGTCGTCGACCACCCTGAAGTTCGAACCCGGCATCACCGCCGTCGTGGGACCCAACGGGTCCGGCAAGTCCAACGTCGTGGACGCGCTCGCGTGGGTGATGGGCGAGCAGGGCGCGAAGTCGCTGCGCGGCGGCAAGATGGAGGACGTCATCTTCGCCGGCACCGCGAACCGGGCGCCGCTCGGCCGCGCCGAGGTCGTGCTGACGATCGACAACTCCGACGGCGCGCTGCCGATCGACTACACCGAGGTCACGATCAGCCGGCTGATGTTCCGGTCGGGCAGCAGCGAGTACGCGATCAACGGCGACTCGTGCCGGCTGCTGGACATCCAGGAGCTGCTGTCGGACTCCGGCATCGGCCGCGAGATGCACGTCATCATCGGGCAGGGCCAGCTCGACCGGGTGCTGCACTCGGGCCCGGAGGGACGCCGTGCGGTGATCGAGGAGGCGGCGGGCGTCCTCAAGCACCGCAAGCGCAAGGAGAAGGCGCTGCGCAAGCTCGACGCGATGCAGGGCAACCTGACGCGCGTCCAGGACCTCACGGGGGAGCTGCGGCGCCAGCTCAAGCCGCTCGGCAAGCAGGCCGAGATCGCCCGGCGGGCCGCGGTGATCCAGGCCGACCTGCGCGACGCCCGGCTGCGGCTGCTGGCCGACGACCTGGTGACGCTGCGCACGAAGCTGGAGCAGGAGGCCGCCGACGAGGCGCAGATCCGCGAGCGGCGCACCGAGACCGAGCGGGGCCTCGCGGAGGCGCAGGAGCGCGAGGCGGCGCTGGAGGCCGAGGAGGCCGTCGAGGCGCCGAAGCTGAAGCAGGTGCAGGACACCTGGTACCGGCTGTCGGCCCTGCGGGAGCGGCTGCGCGGCGTCGCCGACCTGGCCGCCGAGCGGCATCGCAACGCCGCCGAGGCGCGCGAGGACGAGCGGCGCGGGCGCGACCCCGAGGACATGGAGCGCGAGGCCGCCGAGATCCGCGAGCAGGAGGAGATGCTGCGCGCGGTCCTGGACGAGGCGCAGGACGGGCTCGCCGACGCCGTGCAGGAGCGGACGGGCGTCGAGGAGGCGCTCGCCGGGGAGGAGCGGCGGCTGCAGGCGGCCGCCCGCGCCGCCGCCGACCGCCGCGAGGAACTGGCGCGGCTGCGCGGCCGGGTCGAGGCGCTGCGCAGCAAGGCCGCCGCGGGCCGGTCGGAGATCGGGCGGCTGACGGACGCGCGGGAAGAAGCGGAGCAGCGGGCCGAGACGGCGCGGGCCGAGTTCGAGGCGTTCGAGGCGGAGGTGGTCGAGGATCCCGCGCTGGCCGCCGAGCACGAGGCGGCGCAGGAGGCGCTCGCCACCGCCAAGGACGCCGCCGAGCGGGCGCGGGCCGGGGTGGCGGGCCCGCGCGGCGCCGTCAAGGAGGCGCGGCAGGCGATCGCGGCCGCGCGGAACGCCGACCAGTCCGCGCAGAAGAAGGTCACGGCCCTGCAGGCGCGCATCGAGGCGCTCGACCTGACGCTGTCGGCGGCCGCCGACGGCGGCGAGGCGCTGCTGGAGGCGGGCACGGACGGCTCCCTCGACGGGGTGCTCGGCACGGTCGCGTCGCTGCTGGCCGTCCGTCCCGGATACGAGACGGCCGTCGCGGCGGCGCTCGGGAACGCGGCCGAGGCCGTCGCGGTCGGGTCGCTGGACACCGCCGAGGCGGCGCTGGCGCTGCTGCGGTCCCGCGACGCCGGGCGCGCCGGCCTGCTGGTGGGCGGCGGACCCGACGGGAACGCGCCCGCGCGGATCGACGGGGTCGACTACGCGATCGACGCGGTCACCGTGCCCGCCGGCGTCCGGCACGCCCTGGAGCATCTGCTGCGCGGCGTCGCGGTCGTCGACGACGTCCCGTCCGCCGCCGCGCTCGTCCGCCGCGAGCCCGCGCTGCGCGCCGTGACCCGCGACGGGGAGCTCGTCGGCGCGCACTGGGCGCAGGGCGGCGGGGCGGGCGGCGCGCAGAGCCTCCTGGAGATGCGGACGACCCTCGACCGGGCCGCCGAGGACCTCGCCGCCGCCGAGACCGCCGCCGAGACCGCCGACGCCGAGCTGACCGCCGCGACCGAGGGCGAGCAGGAGGCCCAGGCCGCACTGGAGACCGCGGAGGCCGCCGCGAACGAGGCCCAGACCGGGGTGAACCGGGCACAGTCGGACCTCGACCGGGTCCGCGCGCGCGTCCGCGAGTTCGAGGCGCGGGCCGCGCAGGAGGCCAAGCGCGCCGCCCGGCTCGAAGCCGACGTCCGCGCCGCGCGCGGCGAGACCGAACGGCTGACCAAGTCGCTGGACGCCGCGAACGAGTCCCTCGAACAGGACATGCGGGCCGCCGACGACCTGGCCCTGCGGCTGGCCGAGGCCGAGGAGGCCGCCGACGTCGCCGACGAGGCCGGGCACGACACCGAGGCGCGCGACGAGCTGAACGCGCGCGTCCAGGAGCTGCGGTCGGCCGAGATGGAGGCGCGGCTGTCGGTCCGGACGGCCGAGGAGCGCGTGCAGGCCATCGCGGGCCGCGCCGACGCGCTGGAGCGCGGCGCCCGCCGGGAACGCGAGGAGCGGGCCCGCGCCGCCGAGCGCCGCGCCCGCCGCGAGATGCAGGCCCGCGTCGCCAAGGCCGTCCTGACGGGCGCGCGGACGGCGCTGGAGCGCATCGAGCTGTCGCTGGCCGCGGCCGTGCGGCGGCGCGAGGCGGCCGAGGAGGCCCGGGCGGCGCGCGAGGCCGAACTGAAAGTCGTCCGCAACCAGGTGCGGGAGCTGTCGGCGACGCTGGAGCGCCTCGTGAACGTGGTGCACGGCAACGAGGTGGCGCGCGCCGAGCAGCGGCTCCGGCTGGAGCAGCTGGAGCAGAAGGCGATGGACGACTTCGGGCTGGAGGTCGACGCGCTCGTCGGCGAGTACGGGCCGGACGTCCTCGTGCCGCCCGTACCGGACGCGGGGGAGGAGGGCGGCGAAGAGGCGCGGCCCGTCCCGTACGAGCGGGCGGTGCAGGAGAAGCGGGCGAGGACGGCCGAGCGGCAGCTCAACCAGCTCGGCAAGGTCAACCCGCTCGCGCTGGAGGAGTTCGCGGCGCTGGAGGAGCGGCACGCGTTCCTCAACTCCCAGCTCGAGGACCTGAAGAAGACGCAGCGGGAACTGCTCGGCCTCGTCAAGGAGGTCGACGAGCGGGTACAGCAGGTGTTCGGCGCCGCCTACGCCGACACGGCCCGCGAGTTCGAGCGGATCTTCGCGCGGCTGTTCCCGGGCGGTGAGGGCAGCCTGTCGCTCACCGAGCCCGAGGACATGCTGGCCACGGGAGTCGAGGTCGCCGCCCGCCCGCCCGGCAAGAAGGTGAAGCGGCTGTCGCTGCTGTCGGGCGGGGAGCGGTCCCTGGTCGCGATCGCGTTCCTCGTCGCGGTGTTCAAGGCCCGGCCGTCCCCGTTCTACGTGCTGGACGAGGTCGAGGCGGCGCTGGACGACACCAACACCCAGCGGCTGATCACCGTGTTCGAGGAGCTCCGCGAGTCGTCCCAGCTGATCGTCATCACGCACCAGAAGCGGACGATGGAGGGCGCCGACGCCCTGTACGGGGTCAGCATGCGCGGCGACGGCGTCACCCAGGTCGTCAGCCAGCGCTTGGAAAAAGGCTGA
- a CDS encoding globin domain-containing protein — protein MDAQRLKNNFALVGANGIDVAEYFYADLFEKNPRLRPLFTGAMAKQHEKLLTALSHIVASVDDEGELVPYLRDLGRRHNGFGVVADYYPHVGASLLATLAYFSGPEWNDDLEQDWTAAYGVVAQVMQEAAAEPVA, from the coding sequence ATGGACGCCCAGCGTCTCAAGAACAACTTCGCCCTCGTGGGCGCCAACGGCATCGACGTCGCCGAGTACTTCTACGCCGACCTGTTCGAGAAGAACCCGCGGCTCAGGCCGCTGTTCACCGGTGCGATGGCCAAGCAGCACGAAAAGCTGCTCACCGCGCTGTCGCACATCGTGGCGTCCGTGGACGACGAGGGCGAGCTCGTCCCCTACCTGCGCGACCTCGGCCGCCGCCACAACGGCTTCGGCGTCGTCGCCGACTACTACCCGCACGTCGGCGCGAGCCTGCTCGCCACCCTCGCCTACTTCAGCGGCCCCGAATGGAACGACGACCTGGAGCAGGACTGGACGGCCGCGTACGGCGTCGTCGCCCAGGTCATGCAGGAGGCCGCCGCCGAGCCCGTCGCCTGA
- a CDS encoding globin domain-containing protein — translation MDSQRLKDNFAQVAQHGDTVALFFYADLFVRNPHLRDMFPIGMTGQRDKLLRALGTIVARVDDLPNLVPFLQQLGRDHRRFGIISEHYPHVGASLLTTLRHFSGPAWNEGLESDWNAAYGLVAKVMLEAADEDALNRPAWWNGQVIGIERRRFDIGVLRVQPDRPLPYLPGQSVALEVPARLRHWRYYSMANAPRPDNTVDFHVRLVDGGPVSPVLVRGTQTGDRVRMGAPIGTLTLDESSGRDVLLIAGSTGLAPLKAILEQIAGRPSPPRVHLFFGARDRDGLYDLEDLQKMAGELPWLTVVPAVSDDTGGHGFSTLLQSGRFGRFQPAGDAFQSGGDDVEHGNLPDVVARRGPWTGHDAYVCGSAEMVRGTVERLVELGIGRERIRLESFADAQR, via the coding sequence GTGGATTCACAACGCCTCAAGGACAACTTCGCCCAGGTCGCGCAGCACGGCGACACCGTCGCGCTGTTCTTCTACGCCGACCTGTTCGTCCGCAACCCGCACCTGCGCGACATGTTCCCGATCGGGATGACCGGGCAGCGCGACAAACTGCTGCGGGCCCTCGGGACGATCGTTGCGCGGGTCGACGACCTGCCCAACCTCGTCCCGTTCCTGCAGCAGCTCGGCCGCGACCACCGCCGGTTCGGGATCATCTCCGAGCACTACCCGCACGTGGGCGCCAGCCTGCTCACCACGCTGCGGCACTTCTCCGGCCCCGCCTGGAACGAGGGCCTCGAGAGCGACTGGAACGCCGCCTACGGCCTGGTCGCCAAGGTCATGCTCGAGGCCGCCGACGAGGACGCCCTGAACCGTCCCGCCTGGTGGAACGGGCAGGTGATCGGCATCGAGCGGCGCCGCTTCGACATCGGCGTCCTGCGCGTGCAGCCCGACCGGCCGCTCCCGTACCTGCCGGGCCAGTCGGTCGCCCTGGAGGTGCCCGCCCGGCTGCGGCACTGGCGGTACTACTCCATGGCCAACGCCCCGCGCCCCGACAACACCGTCGACTTCCACGTCCGGCTCGTCGACGGCGGCCCGGTCAGCCCGGTGCTGGTGCGCGGCACGCAGACCGGCGACCGCGTCCGGATGGGCGCGCCGATCGGCACGCTCACGCTGGACGAGTCGTCCGGCCGCGACGTCCTGCTCATCGCGGGCAGCACCGGCCTCGCGCCGCTCAAGGCGATCCTCGAGCAGATCGCCGGCCGGCCGTCCCCGCCCCGGGTGCACCTGTTCTTCGGCGCCCGCGACCGCGACGGCCTCTACGACCTCGAGGACCTGCAAAAGATGGCCGGGGAACTGCCCTGGCTGACCGTCGTTCCCGCCGTGTCGGACGACACCGGCGGGCACGGCTTCTCCACACTGCTCCAATCCGGGCGGTTCGGCCGGTTCCAGCCCGCGGGCGACGCCTTCCAGAGCGGGGGCGACGACGTCGAGCACGGGAACCTGCCCGACGTGGTGGCCCGCCGCGGCCCCTGGACCGGCCACGACGCCTACGTGTGCGGGTCGGCCGAGATGGTGCGCGGCACCGTCGAGCGGCTCGTCGAACTCGGGATCGGGCGCGAGCGCATCAGGCTGGAATCCTTCGCAGACGCACAGAGGTGA